The Methanocaldococcus sp. genome has a window encoding:
- the pfdA gene encoding prefoldin subunit alpha: MNEDLRQKAIVLEMYNQQLQMLQSELASIRTLRSEIEKSIKTLENINVDSETLIPVGPGVFLKAKVIDDKALIGVKSDIYVEKSFNEVVEDLKKSIEDLNKAEKESMKKVEELVKIISALKKDLQESIQKTQEKNIEDNKT, encoded by the coding sequence ATGAACGAAGATTTAAGACAAAAAGCTATAGTTTTAGAAATGTATAATCAACAATTGCAAATGCTTCAAAGTGAATTAGCATCAATAAGAACATTAAGATCAGAAATAGAAAAGTCAATAAAAACTCTTGAAAATATAAATGTTGATTCTGAAACTTTAATTCCTGTTGGTCCAGGTGTTTTTTTAAAGGCAAAAGTAATAGATGATAAAGCATTAATTGGAGTAAAGTCAGATATATATGTAGAGAAATCATTTAATGAGGTTGTTGAAGATTTAAAAAAGTCTATTGAAGATTTAAATAAGGCTGAAAAAGAAAGTATGAAAAAAGTTGAGGAATTAGTTAAAATAATTTCTGCATTAAAGAAAGATTTACAAGAATCTATTCAAAAAACTCAGGAAAAGAATATAGAAGATAATAAAACTTAA